In Sphingomonas sp. SUN019, the genomic window TTCCGGCACCACGGACCTGCTTGAGGATTTCGATTGTGCGTTCATGCTCGACGAGGTCGAAAAGGACGAAGGCCGAAGGGTGGTGGCTTTCGAAAACATCAAGCGCCGCGGAAATGTCGCCTCGACAGCAGCGTACTCCTACTCGATCGAGGAAGGGCAATCTTACGCCTCGGTCCTCGCCTCAGTCGGCAAGGTAGGCGACGAGGAACTGACCGAACTGTTCCGCCAGTCGGAAGTGCGATCCGACACTCCCATTATCGCAGCAATCGAACGCGAGATTGCGAATGGTATCAGGTCGAAAATGCTGTTGGCCAAAGCGGTCAGTTGCACCGAGCGTATCGGGCGTAATCGGGTCGTTACGATCATCGAGCGCTACACCGGCGATGATCCCGCAGTGCACAAATGGACCTTCGCTACCGGCGGTCACGGCAAGCGGGAATACACCCCGTTGACTTAAGCTAAGGACTAACAGTCCGCAGCATCGAAAGTTGGGGGGCGGAGACCAGAGCCCCAGAATTCCAGGTCCCCGCCACCTCTCCAGCTTTCCGGCGATCGGCCTCCCTCGGCGCGGCACCTCCCCAATCCGGAGTGCCAGCCGGGGGCATCCGACTTGCCCTCCTGACGGCCCACCCGACGCGACTTCGCCCGTGCAGGGCACTTCCCCATCGCCGCCGATCCTCCGCGTCCAGCGGGCTTCTGCGCGGTCGGGGCTTCAACCCACACAAACTAGGAAACCACATCATGCCAAAGGCTAAACTGGATAACACGTTCTGCCTCACCGCCTCCTGCCCAACGGGCAAAAACAAGGAAACGTACTACGACACGATCACGACTGGTTTCGTCCTTGAAGTGCGATCCTCCGGTGGACGGACCTTCTATATGCGCTACCAAGATGCGCACGATCGCCAACGCCAGCATCGCATTGGTGCCTACGGCGACATCACGTTCGAGCAGGCCCGTAAGGAGGCCAAGCGCCTTCGTTCGGAGATCACGCTCGGCGGCAACCCCGCGGCAGCGAAGGAAGAGCTTCGGGCAGTACCGACGTATGCCGAGCTTGCCGCACAGCACCTTGCCCATGCGAAGACGTATTAACGCAGCTACAGCACCACTGAAATGTATGTCCGGCGGCACATCGTTCCGCGTTGGGGCAAGGTTCGCCTGACTGACATTCGCCAACAGGACGTTGCGGTATGGCTTGCTGAAAAGGCGACTAGCGGTCTGGCACCCGCCACGGTCGAGAAAATCCGGGTCACGTTCGGACGCTCTTTCTCGCTTGCGCTGACTTGGGGCACCCCCGGCGTCACCCGCAATCCGATCGTCGGCATTCGCCGTCCGCCGATCAACAACGCACGGGAACGCTTCCTGACTGTCGAAGAGGCCCGTCGGCTGCAAAGGGCGGTGGTGGACTCGCGCAACACGCTGCTGCCGTCCATCGTAGGACTGCTGTTGCTGACCGGCGCACGGGTGTCCGCGCTCCTGAAAGCGGAATGGGCCCACATCGACCTTGATCGGCGTGCCTGGCTAATCCCGACATCGAAAACCGGAAAGTCACGACACGTGCCGCTATCGCAAGCGGCAATCGACATTATCGTGCAACTGCATCGGGTCGGGCGGTGTCCGTACCTGCTGCCGAACCCGGACACGCTGAAGCCATTCACGACGATCAAGCACGCGTGGCAGAAAGCGCGGCGCGATGCGGGACTGGACGACCTGCGCATCCATGACCTGCGCCATTCGGCGGCGTCGTTCATGATCAACTCGGGTGTCGACCTGTTCGCGGTCGGCAAGGTGCTGGGTCACGCCAGCTATCAGAGTACGCAACGGTACTCCCATTTGGCCAATGACACTCTGCTGGCCGCCGTGGAAGCGGGAGCTTCGAAACAGAGCATCGATTGGGCTCAAGCTAAGTAATTCCCCTTCCCCGACCCATTCGCTGGCATATTGCTGGTGGATGGGTCGGGCCCAAATTTTTTTTCGGCGGGGTTATCCTGTGCGCTGATGCGCCGAGGTCCGACCCGATTTTCCTCGGACTAATCGCTCTGCCAAGCGTTTCATTGCATCAAGCGCGATAAGGTTTGAGGCACATAAAAAGCTAGCCGCTTCGCCTTCCTATTTTATGAGAGTTCAGGGGTTAAAATAAATATATCCTTTGCCAATCGTCTTTCGAAGTTAATTGTGAATAACTTAGATCCATCTGGGCTAGACCGACATAAATATTGGCCTATTTAGGAAATGTTCGGTATTGGATACCGGCCCGGATCTAATTACCAGCGAAGGAAGCAATTCATATTTAGGAGGTTATATAATGCACAATACAGCAAACAGCGTGTCGGAAGTTACGGTATCTGGCACCTTTCATATCAGGATCCCAAAGTCGCCCGATCACCCACCAATTATTCCGGTTGTCCAGGCGGGCGCTGTCGGAACCCAGTCCACTGGGCAGCTTTCTGACGAAGATATGGCCGCTTTCAGGTCTAATGTCGAAGAGATGCTCGATGCCAGTGGACCCGGAACGAACGTTAACGAGCGGCTTGTGAACGTAATCACCGCCTGCATTTGCGAAGGCATTGATACAGCCGGTTGGATCATTGCGGTGGCGAGAACCTTCGGCTTCAAGCGCGGCCACGTCGGCTCGGTGTTGACTTATAGCGCAGCTGGGCGGTCCAAGACGCCTCTCTGGCGATGCAATTCGGACGGGCACTACAGCCTACTCGACTAATCCCGACGAGCCCGGGCGTCCCATCTTTAATCGGATGGGACGTTCGGGTAACCGCTATGTCACCTTTCGATTCTTCTAGGCTACAAGCTCGCTGAAGAGGCGAAAACGCCGGGCCGGTTGGCCGACTGACGGTTTAGTCGGCAGCGTTTGCCGCGCCCTCTTAGACGCGGTCTGCTTCGATCTGGTGTACAAACGGCTTGGAGCATCTCGATGCCACCACTGAACCGCCTGCGCCGCGGTCCTAGGTCGTCCGCCCTATAGCGGCAGCGGCAACTGCCCATCCGGGACGATCACGAACGGTCGTTCGAGCCGATCCGCGATCAGCGTACCCAGTTCCAGCGCCGCCTCTTCGCGAAGGCGTTCATCCGGAGCAGTGATACCGACTCGCGCCCATCCCGGCGCACTGAGGACCATCTGGGCGAGCATGAAGGGGCTGGGCATATCCATGCCTCTTTGTTCCTGTTTTGATCCGGCTCGTTTAGCGGAAAATCTGGACCGCCCGGAGAATGCGCAGTCGGAGTTGCCGGCACGACAGGGTTAAGGCGCGAGCATGAGGTTCGCGATGTCGCAGCCGCTTCTCAGCCGACGCTTCAATGTTTGTCTCGCCGCTGCCAGCGTTTCGACCTCCTCCGTCATTTGATCGGCGAGAGCCCCCGTTGCGAGGCCTTCTTGAATCTTGGCGGCAGTACTGCCTAGTGGTGCGTAGATGGCGGGATCCACCAGATTGCGGTCAAGCTCTTCCCACTCGTCCACGTCGCGTGCGACCCGGCTCAAGTTAATTTTCGGTCGCGGCGAGCGCAGAAGCATTTCTTGCGGTTCAGCCGAGAGGTGCTTGCGCATGTTCCCGGCCGTCGCGGGCATGCACCACCACGAACCTGAACCGAGGTCAGGGTTTTCGTAGGCGGCGGCACTCTGATCAAGGAACAAATGGGCTTGCCAATCTGAGCTTTCGATCGAATCGGCACCGAGCGACCAAACCCCGCTGTCTGTCCACATAGTGTATCCGCGACCTTCGGGGCAAATTCGCCAGATCGTGTCGCCCGTCCGTCCTTGAATCGAGGCCGTTGGCCGCTCCATGAGCCATGCTGCGATCGTGGAAGGGACAGTCAACGAACTGGCGATCGGAACTAGCGCAAGGTACGTGGTGGATGCCGCCCGGATCGTGATCTGCCCCGGATGATCGAGCTTGGTTCCGTCTCGCTCCACCAGTGCGAACACCTTGGAAGACCAGTCATGGGACCGACGAGCCAGAGCAATCTTAGGGCAGAAGAGCGGTGCGCCGCACCGGGGAGTCCCATCCTCGCTGCGATCATACCGCCAGGATCCGTCGACCGCCCCGCCCGTCGCGAAATCGAATTTATGGAAGGTCTCTGACAGCCAATTGGTAATCCGAAGGTCCAGGCCCGCCGCGCCCGTCAGGCAGACATTGTCGCTCGATAGCTGATCGAAGAGCTTGCTCAAACCAGACCGAGCGTCGACCCTTCCCGCCATTACCTCGAGTGCCCGGGACAAGCGATCCGCCCAATCTCGATCTTCGTTCGCGTGTTGAACGTCAAACGAGGTGCCGCGGAACAGCCGTTCTATCGCGATCCTTCGATCGCCGGCGATAGCAAGTGCAACGTTCAGATAGCGGTCCACGCGAGGAGTTAGTCTGCGGAGCCGATCCCCGTCGACCTGATCGACGGTTTCCGGAATGGTCAGATTGCCGCGATAGCCGCTTTGCTCGTCGCCCGAGAAACCGGCGGCGGCCAACGCTTCAACCTTCCCGCCGCGCCGCAGCTTGCCGAGCATCGCGTCGAGATTGCGCGCCAATGTAATCAGGTCGCGCCGCTCGCTCGGCAACCTCTTCCTCAGCTTCCAGACAGTTGCCTTATCGCCTGGACTAGCCGCCTCGAACCGTTCCTCGACGCGCTTGATGATATCTTCGTTTAGGGTTGGAACGAGGCTCGACGGTTCGCGCTTCTCACCTTTCCGAGGGAAGGGATGGACGCTCACTCCCGCTCCTCCCGCAAACGGGTGAGCACTTCCTTCGCCTGCGGCGTAATGCGACTGTCGCCGATGGCGCGCTTCAGCAGGACGACATCGTGCGACCGATCCGCCCCGGCCGCGACCAGAGCGTCATACGCCTTACAACCAAGCGCAACGATGCGCCGGGGTGCTAGTGCCGCAACCTGTTGCTGCGTCGAGATCAGCCATGCGCGGCGCAACTCTGCACTACGCGCCGGCCTGTCACCGCGAGTGCGAAAAGGAACCACGTTTAGAAACGCAGCCTGTGAAGCGTCGCTACCAGTGGCATCGAGGACCGCATCGACCACCCGCCGAATATTGTGCGTCGCTTGGATGCCGATCCATGCGTCCGACAACGCCCGAAGGCCCGCCGCGCGCTCGTCGCTAGAGGCCGCGTCGCGGAATCGCCGGATAAGACCGTACAGCGTCACGTCCGCGGGGTTGATCCGATAGGTATCGCCGCCGCCGCCTGGATTAATCGCCATTAACAGCGTGCCGCCTGGACGCCAGTTCTTGCCGATCCAGCCCGGCGCGGCGGTCAGCGCATCGTGCTGCGCGCAAATAGGCATGAGACGCTGATCGTCGAACACAGCGTCGCGCTTGAGATTTGCGGTATTGTGGAATGCGTTGATGAGCACCTGCGACATGACTTGTGACTCCCAAGAATGATGTCCGTCTCTCCGAACTGTCACGCCAGCCCGGCGTTGAAGGAATGGTCACACGACAAGGTAATCGAGCCCACTCTGCCGGTGTTACTAGCGACCGCCGGCTGCGCTTTGGCCACTTCCGATGACAGATGTTTACCTCGGGAATTCGGTTTGCGTCTCGCGTATTCGTACTTTTGTTTTCTACTAGGTTTGTACGGCATTCTACGTGATTGCCTCTAGCTCTTAGGGCTGCGGCAGGCCTGTGGGTTGCATCGCCCGGGAGACCGACAGCGAGCTTTTCGCTAACGAGCGCCCGGCGGCTCCTATCTTGGCGGTGAAATGATGCGGCCCCTTTTGCCGAACTGCGCGTTGGACGATTGAGGAGATTAGAATGTCTGACCCCGCTAAAAATCCCGCCGACGATGATGGCGTCCTGCCGACCGAAGCAGACGACGTGGCTAAGCCTGAGCAACCACCAATGGACGACGATGCGTCGGGTCTGCCGGACGACGATGCTGAAAAGCTGGGAGACTTCGCATAGTGCCGGTTTTGAAACTGACCCTGCCTTTAACGCTGCGTGGCGAGTGATAGACGATAGCGCCGACGCGAGCGTGGTGTCGCTGCCTTGGGCTACAGCGCCGACGGGCGTAGGTTCGACGAACTGTCGTTGGTGCGACAGGACCATCTACTTGCCAGCCGTTCCATGCTCAACGCGACCGGTGGACGGTCTCTTGGATATGTTAACTGTCCCCGGCGCGGGAGATCGTTGCAAGTATGAGTTGAGCACCCGTAGCGAGCTTGGGGAATGATGCTCAGCGGTATGCGAAAATTGCTACAAGCCGTTTTCCTCGGCCTTGGCGGCCGAAGCGCAAAGGCACTTCACGCCTAGCTCGTTACGATTTGCGCCGAAGCGACCAAATCAGCGCAGAACAGCTTGTGACGAATGCTGCGACGGCGGCCAGCATAGCGGGATCGAGAACGATCATAGCGCGACTCCTTTCTCCAGTATGTGTCAGAACGGAGCGGAGTAGGAAAGAACAAAAACGGAACGGAAGGTCGCCATCTTTGAACCGCTAGGGTGCGCCTCCCCGTTGCCGACGAAGGATTTGGAACGCTCCGCTGGCCTTTGCGAGCGCGACCTCGATCGCGTGAAGGTCACTATCTAGTAACGCTGCCTCCCGCCCAGCAAGTTCCTGCACCACAGCCCAGACGTCATCACTTTCACGCGCGAGGGCTAGAAGGTGCACGCCGCTCGGTCCGCCATCGCCGTTTATCCATGTTCGGGCGGTGCGATCACAAGCACCAGTCCATCGAACGACCGTCTTGGTCGCGCGACGGCTGGAGCCCAACGTGCCACGTAACGCCTCACTTATTCGGGCCACATAAACCGCGTCGGAAACACGTTTCGGTCTCTTGGGAAGACTCCTGCCGGTTTTAGGAAGCATCCTGCCGCTCCTTCCGCGCTAACGGTGAAGGCTCTACGCCGCGTCAGCACATAGGTCGGCAATGGTAATCAATTGGAACCATCCCACTGACGGCGACGAGGCCCCGCCACCTCGGCGCAGGGCGGCTATTTACGTGCGAATGTCGACCGAGCATCAGCAGTATTCGACTGACAACCAAGCCGCCGCGATCCAGCTTTATGCCGATCACCGTGGTTTCGAGATTGTTCGCACTTATTCGGATGACGGAAAGAGCGGGCTGAACATCGGGGGGCGCGCTGGCCTTCAAACGCTTCTTGCGGATGTAGAAGGCGGTAAGGCGGATTTCACCGATCTGATCGTTTATGATGTTAGCCGGTTTGGCCGGTTTCAAGACCCGGACGAGGCTGCTTCGTACGAGTTGCGTTGCAGGCAAGCTGGAGTCGCCGTCCACTATTGCGCAGAGCAGTTTGAGAACGATGGGAGCATAGGTTCCTCGATAATCAAAACGGTCAAACGCGCGATGGCTGGCGAGTACAGCCGCGAGTTATCGGTCAAAGTTTTTGCAGGTCAGGCAAACTTGATTCGGCTTGGCTACCGGCAGGGCGGTATGGCGGGATACGGGTTGCGGCGGCTGCTCGTCGATCAAGACGGAAATCCCAAGGCAGAACTTTCCCGCGGCGAACACAAAAGTATCGCGACCGATCGGGTGGTCTTGAGCCTCGGCCCACCTGAAGAAGTCGCCGTTGTGCGAGAGGTTTATTCGTTATTCACGACCTACGGCCGTACCGAAACTGAGATCGCAAATATTCTGAATGAACGCGGCGTACTCTCAGACCTTGATCGTGGATGGACGCGCGGCACCGTCCATCAGCTTTTGATCAACGAGAAGTATATCGGCAACAATGTGTGGGCGAAAACGTCCTTTAAGCTTAAGCAAAATTACGCATCGAATGACCCGAGCGAATGGGTGCGCGCGGAAGGCGTTTTTCCGTCCATTGTGGATACTGAGGCCTTCATTGCGGCCCAGAAGATTATTGCCAAACGGTCCGAACGTCTCACCGACGCTGAGATGCTAGACAGCCTTCGCTCGATCTTAGTCGAGAAGGGCGTTCTGACTGGACTTATTGTCGATGAGGCGGCGACCGCTCCATCTAGCAGCACATTTAGAGCTCGTTTTGGAAGCCTCCTACGTGCCTACACGCTGGTGGGTTTCGTACCCCGAAATGATTACCGCTATCTCGAGGTGAATCGCGCACTGCGCCAGATGCACCCAAGCGTCGTGGAAGAGGCGATCTTGGGACTTTGCGCGGCCGGTGGCGACATCAAACGGGACCCGTCGTCCGACATTCTCACGATCAACAGCGAATTCACCGCCTCGATCATCGTCGTTCGATGTTTTGCCACGGCTGGTGGCTCCCTTCGATGGAAGCTCCGATTTGACACCGCGCTAAAGCCGGACCTGACCGTTGCGATCCGGATGGACGAGGCAAATGAGGTCGCGAAGGATTATTACATCCTACCACGTCTCGATATGCGCGATGCGACCCTTCGCCTCGCCGAGCATAACGGACTGTCGTTCGATGCCTACCGGTTCGATACGCTCGACCCCTTTTATAGATTGGCTTCGCGCGAACCACTTCGGAGGGTCGCATGACAACGCATACAGACTCGCAGCGCATAGAGTGGATTCCCCTAGACCGGATCGTCGTCGTTAATCCGAGAACTCGCAACAAGCACGGGTTTCGTGAGATCGTCGACAATATCGCTCAGATAGGTTTGAAGCGTCCTATCACGGTAACCCGTCGCATTCAGGCAGACGGTCCGTTCTACGATTTGGTTTGCGGCCAAGGGCGACTGGAAGCTTACGAGGCATTGGGCCAGCGGGAGGTGCCTGCTTTGGTGGTCACCGCCGATCCGGAGGACTGCCTGATCGCAAGCCTCATTGAAAATTGCGCTCGTCGCCAGCATCAAGCTATCGATTTGCTGCAGGATATAGGCCGACTGCGCGAACGCGGCTATGCGGCCGCCGACATCGCCCGCAAAACTGGTCTTTCCGTTGAGTATGTGAACGGCGTCACGAGACTCTTGGAGAAGGGTGAGCAGCGATTGCTGCGTTCGGTCGAGTCTAAGGCGATGCCGCTGAGCGTCGCCGTCGAGATCGCGGAAGCCGAAGACCACGACGTACAACGAGCCCTGCAACTCGCTTATGAACGCGGGCAGCTACGCGGCAAAAAATTGATTGTTGCGAAAAATATCGTCGAAGCGCGCCGACGGCGAGGGAAAGGACTAGCCCCAACGGGCCCCCATCAAACGCCGCGCCTTTCGTCGGCCGGGCTGGTACGTGCCTATCAAGAGGATGTGGCCCGAAAACGCGAGATGATCCGGCGCGCAAACGCCACCGCTGATCGGCTGATGCTGATCACTGAAGCGCTAAAGCGGCTGTCGAAGGATGAGCATTTCCTGGGCCTGTTAGAGGACGAGGATTTGGCGACGATGCCAGCGGTGCTCGCCGCTCGGTTATCTGGTTTGAGGGCCGCTCCATGACCCCGAAACGTCCTACGATTCCCGTAAAGATCGGCTTCGAGGAGGTGAGCGTGCGCCTTCCGATTGAGGCGATCTTCCCGCTGAGAGAGGTCACAGCGGCGGTCAGGAACTCGATAAAATACGGACAGATAGCTGCTTCGATTGCCGAGGTCGGTATCATCGAGCCACCCGTCGTGACGCGAGACCGTCAGGATCGGACTCGATTTCACCTGCTTGACGGGCACCTACGCATCGCAATTATGCGCGAACGTGGCGAGAACGATGTCATTTGTTTGGTCGCACTCGACGACGAAGCTTTCACATATAACAAGCGGGTTAGCCGCATCGCCACTATTCAAGAGCACCGGATGATTCTGAACGCTGTCAAAAAAGGCGTATCGGAGGAGAGATTGGCACGGGCACTTAACGTCAACATCGCCAACATAAGGATAAAGCGAAATTTGCTAGTCGGGATTTGTCCCGAAGCGGCAGCGCTGCTCGGAGACAAGCACGTCCCTATCCACGTTTTTACAGAGCTTCGCTTTTTAAAGCCCCTGCGACAAATTGAAGCCGTTCAAGCCATGATCGCTATGAACCGATACTCGGTCAGCTATGCCAAATCCTTGGTAGCTGCGACCCAAGAAGGCGATTTGGTTGAAGGACGCCCGCGGCGACCCAGGGGCCTCACCGAGGATGAAATCGCGGTGATGCAGCGCGAGTCTGAAAACATCGACCGAGAGTTCAAGCTTGTTGCGGAAAACTATGGAGCCGATCACCTCGATCTTGTTTTGGCTGTGGGATACGTGAACCGACTGCTCGGCAACGCACGTGTGGTCCGCCATCTCGCACATCGCCATGCTGATATACTTTCTGAATTTCAGAAGCTGACGGAGTTGCAGGAAGCAGCGTGATGGATCGCAGTCCTTGTAGAAGCCATACATCGAGCGTGCGAACTGAGCCGCCGTTCAGGGGTATAGAGGGGGGCGATTTTGCGTCGGCCCTCCTACCAAAGTGCTTTCAGTAGGACGCCGCCCTAATCTGATTTCTGCCGAGTTTGGGAACGTCGTGGGTTAGCACATAAAACGGGACTGGTTCACACGATAACTAACTCGAATTAATGGATATTTTCTCGATCGTGAGTAACCTTCGTAATGCGGGGGTCACAGGTTCGAGTCCTGTAAGCGGCACCATCGTCCCGGAAATCTTCGGAATAATCGTTTAGA contains:
- a CDS encoding DUF6771 family protein, producing MDMPSPFMLAQMVLSAPGWARVGITAPDERLREEAALELGTLIADRLERPFVIVPDGQLPLPL
- a CDS encoding site-specific integrase produces the protein MYVRRHIVPRWGKVRLTDIRQQDVAVWLAEKATSGLAPATVEKIRVTFGRSFSLALTWGTPGVTRNPIVGIRRPPINNARERFLTVEEARRLQRAVVDSRNTLLPSIVGLLLLTGARVSALLKAEWAHIDLDRRAWLIPTSKTGKSRHVPLSQAAIDIIVQLHRVGRCPYLLPNPDTLKPFTTIKHAWQKARRDAGLDDLRIHDLRHSAASFMINSGVDLFAVGKVLGHASYQSTQRYSHLANDTLLAAVEAGASKQSIDWAQAK
- a CDS encoding recombinase family protein — translated: MVINWNHPTDGDEAPPPRRRAAIYVRMSTEHQQYSTDNQAAAIQLYADHRGFEIVRTYSDDGKSGLNIGGRAGLQTLLADVEGGKADFTDLIVYDVSRFGRFQDPDEAASYELRCRQAGVAVHYCAEQFENDGSIGSSIIKTVKRAMAGEYSRELSVKVFAGQANLIRLGYRQGGMAGYGLRRLLVDQDGNPKAELSRGEHKSIATDRVVLSLGPPEEVAVVREVYSLFTTYGRTETEIANILNERGVLSDLDRGWTRGTVHQLLINEKYIGNNVWAKTSFKLKQNYASNDPSEWVRAEGVFPSIVDTEAFIAAQKIIAKRSERLTDAEMLDSLRSILVEKGVLTGLIVDEAATAPSSSTFRARFGSLLRAYTLVGFVPRNDYRYLEVNRALRQMHPSVVEEAILGLCAAGGDIKRDPSSDILTINSEFTASIIVVRCFATAGGSLRWKLRFDTALKPDLTVAIRMDEANEVAKDYYILPRLDMRDATLRLAEHNGLSFDAYRFDTLDPFYRLASREPLRRVA
- a CDS encoding plasmid partitioning protein RepB C-terminal domain-containing protein, with product MTPKRPTIPVKIGFEEVSVRLPIEAIFPLREVTAAVRNSIKYGQIAASIAEVGIIEPPVVTRDRQDRTRFHLLDGHLRIAIMRERGENDVICLVALDDEAFTYNKRVSRIATIQEHRMILNAVKKGVSEERLARALNVNIANIRIKRNLLVGICPEAAALLGDKHVPIHVFTELRFLKPLRQIEAVQAMIAMNRYSVSYAKSLVAATQEGDLVEGRPRRPRGLTEDEIAVMQRESENIDREFKLVAENYGADHLDLVLAVGYVNRLLGNARVVRHLAHRHADILSEFQKLTELQEAA
- a CDS encoding Arm DNA-binding domain-containing protein, giving the protein MPKAKLDNTFCLTASCPTGKNKETYYDTITTGFVLEVRSSGGRTFYMRYQDAHDRQRQHRIGAYGDITFEQARKEAKRLRSEITLGGNPAAAKEELRAVPTYAELAAQHLAHAKTY
- a CDS encoding uracil-DNA glycosylase family protein — translated: MSQVLINAFHNTANLKRDAVFDDQRLMPICAQHDALTAAPGWIGKNWRPGGTLLMAINPGGGGDTYRINPADVTLYGLIRRFRDAASSDERAAGLRALSDAWIGIQATHNIRRVVDAVLDATGSDASQAAFLNVVPFRTRGDRPARSAELRRAWLISTQQQVAALAPRRIVALGCKAYDALVAAGADRSHDVVLLKRAIGDSRITPQAKEVLTRLREERE
- a CDS encoding plasmid partitioning protein RepB C-terminal domain-containing protein, with amino-acid sequence MTTHTDSQRIEWIPLDRIVVVNPRTRNKHGFREIVDNIAQIGLKRPITVTRRIQADGPFYDLVCGQGRLEAYEALGQREVPALVVTADPEDCLIASLIENCARRQHQAIDLLQDIGRLRERGYAAADIARKTGLSVEYVNGVTRLLEKGEQRLLRSVESKAMPLSVAVEIAEAEDHDVQRALQLAYERGQLRGKKLIVAKNIVEARRRRGKGLAPTGPHQTPRLSSAGLVRAYQEDVARKREMIRRANATADRLMLITEALKRLSKDEHFLGLLEDEDLATMPAVLAARLSGLRAAP